The Pectinophora gossypiella chromosome 10, ilPecGoss1.1, whole genome shotgun sequence genome contains a region encoding:
- the LOC126370132 gene encoding uncharacterized protein LOC126370132, which produces MFLSDSSSDNNPLVKVVKYIGFVVLAADIVFVISGFILLIHLYKDGETRLPHFIKCFMYCAGLAIILSFLYGLLYVITCLVIGGSFPIFELTFAFIDLGIWSLWLYFIIVLRSYLHQIDLRLERLRNEFYFAFLDYVEASRGYFYQTFYDFLDSKFFSHFRSIRDRIAEFLTLIGTLFVSIINYMLYFQLSVWVYFLMVVNSYRQNVRS; this is translated from the exons ATGTTTCTCTCGGATTCGTCCTCCGACAATAACCCTCTCGTCAAGGTCGTCAAATATATAGGATTCGTCGTTCTTGCGGCCGATATTGTCTTCGTTATCTCCGGATTCATACTACTTATCCATTTGTACAAG GACGGTGAAACTAGGTTGCCCCATTTCATTAAGTGTTTCATGTATTGTGCAGGGTTGGCAATAATTTTATCATTTCTTTACGGATTATTATACGTGATTACATGCCTCGTCATCGGAGGCTCATTTCCAATCTTCGAGCTTACTTTTGCATTTATTGATTTAGGAA TATGGTCATTATGGCTCTACTTTATAATTGTATTACGCTCATATCTTCACCAAATTGACTTACGACTTGAAAGGCTAcgaaatgaattttattttgcttttctTGACTACGTAGAAGCCAGCAGGGGTTATTTCTACCAAACATTTTACGACTTTCTCGATTCAAAATTCTTCAGTCATTTTCGCAGCATACGAGATCGCATCGCGGAGTTCCTAACGCTCATAGGTACACTCTTTGtttcaattataaattacatgttaTATTTTCAACTTTCAGTGTGGGTGTACTTTTTAATGGTAGTTAATTCCTACAGACAGAATGTACGGTCGTGA